The Methanohalophilus portucalensis genome window below encodes:
- a CDS encoding NTP transferase domain-containing protein, translated as MDAFIMAGGQGLRLGMGEKPCVDLLGKPMICYVVDALEESESIGDVYVTVSPFTPHTEKVVQNCYEGKVETIDTAGDNYVGDMVYAVEQAKVAEPLMVIMSDLPLITASLIDSIVEEYYRCGKPSMSVFIPLSLCKEIGLRPDTVFNWSGNLIVPTGINILDGSKIREEQEYYNYLLEDPEVALNVNTAEDLQRCTDVLEKRHNK; from the coding sequence ATGGATGCTTTTATAATGGCTGGTGGACAGGGTTTGCGTCTGGGTATGGGTGAGAAACCCTGTGTAGATCTACTGGGTAAGCCCATGATATGTTATGTTGTGGATGCTCTGGAGGAGTCAGAAAGCATAGGTGATGTTTATGTGACGGTGTCTCCTTTTACACCTCACACCGAAAAAGTTGTACAAAATTGTTATGAGGGTAAAGTCGAAACCATTGATACTGCAGGCGATAATTATGTTGGCGATATGGTTTATGCTGTGGAACAGGCAAAAGTTGCAGAGCCCCTGATGGTAATCATGTCTGACCTGCCCCTGATAACAGCCAGTCTTATTGATTCCATTGTGGAGGAATATTACAGGTGTGGAAAACCTTCAATGTCGGTATTTATACCCCTTTCCCTGTGTAAAGAGATAGGTTTGCGTCCGGATACTGTTTTCAACTGGAGTGGTAATCTCATAGTCCCCACCGGAATAAATATCCTTGACGGAAGCAAAATCCGGGAGGAACAGGAATATTATAATTATCTTCTGGAAGACCCTGAAGTAGCCCTGAATGTCAATACTGCAGAGGATCTGCAGCGCTGCACTGATGTTCTTGAAAAAAGACATAATAAATAA
- a CDS encoding aminotransferase class I/II-fold pyridoxal phosphate-dependent enzyme: MSDNGLWKKNVESIRKPLEDGRRIALEKGISETAIIDFSSTSNPLGSPFNYPDCKLCLEDIFSRVESMYSYFPDNEYSELRSIAAKYFGNNIAADNIFPALGVEDVIRMVFSSVIEKGDTVLLNRSQNPADEKHCIISGGEVNYVCEENLRNISSGLLSKAKLILLTNPDNLFGHLYSKSDLISLLQRCNDHSTLLVVDESLIDFAAESVTMVDEVSHNTNLLVIRSLKDTFSLPGAGIAFGITNENFAAILNRVRNLFNLGLLEEATALSLLDVQEELINTYLPASRQFVRENRRYLMERLSKVRKFKTHESDTSFVLVDVSAASLDSVELTRRLAEKGLLVRNCSEFYSMDRNFIRVSVRPKEDTDRLVEAIGTVVVDSARDSAMENLNQILDEEPVRPLGANRACPYYPCHFKGQDCTFCFCPFYPCGDERTGGRWVCRSSGGKVWSCEKCGLVHQKPTVQKLLDVLKCEGEMEYKLKKAWDEVMEPLL; this comes from the coding sequence GTGTCTGATAATGGATTATGGAAAAAGAATGTTGAATCAATCAGGAAACCTTTAGAAGATGGGCGCAGGATTGCTCTGGAAAAAGGTATTAGTGAAACAGCTATAATTGATTTTAGTTCAACATCCAATCCTCTGGGCAGTCCCTTTAATTATCCGGATTGCAAACTCTGCCTGGAGGATATTTTTTCCCGTGTGGAATCCATGTATTCATACTTTCCTGATAATGAATATTCAGAATTAAGGTCAATTGCTGCCAAATATTTTGGAAATAATATTGCTGCTGATAATATTTTTCCTGCTCTGGGGGTTGAAGATGTAATACGCATGGTATTTTCCTCGGTAATTGAAAAAGGTGATACCGTTCTTCTGAACAGGTCTCAGAATCCGGCCGATGAAAAACATTGTATAATCAGTGGTGGGGAAGTGAACTATGTTTGTGAGGAAAATTTAAGAAACATATCTTCAGGTTTGCTGAGCAAGGCCAAACTAATCCTGCTTACCAATCCGGACAATCTTTTCGGCCATCTTTATTCAAAAAGCGATTTAATTTCTCTTCTGCAACGCTGTAATGACCATTCTACTCTGCTGGTGGTTGATGAAAGTCTGATAGACTTTGCGGCTGAATCCGTCACAATGGTTGATGAAGTATCTCATAATACCAACCTGTTGGTTATACGTTCCCTGAAAGACACATTTTCGCTTCCCGGAGCAGGGATTGCTTTTGGTATTACTAATGAGAATTTTGCAGCAATTTTGAACAGGGTACGCAATCTCTTCAACCTGGGTTTGCTGGAAGAGGCAACGGCTCTTTCCTTGCTGGATGTGCAGGAAGAACTGATTAATACCTATTTGCCTGCTTCCAGACAATTCGTCCGGGAAAACCGCCGCTACCTTATGGAGCGCCTGAGTAAGGTGCGCAAATTCAAAACACATGAAAGCGATACATCCTTTGTCCTTGTTGATGTAAGCGCTGCAAGTCTGGATTCAGTCGAACTGACTCGCAGACTCGCTGAAAAAGGTCTTCTTGTAAGGAATTGTTCCGAATTTTATTCCATGGACCGTAATTTTATCAGGGTCTCGGTGAGGCCGAAAGAGGATACTGATAGACTTGTAGAGGCTATAGGGACAGTTGTAGTTGACAGTGCCCGGGATAGTGCCATGGAGAATCTTAACCAGATACTGGACGAAGAACCTGTCAGGCCTCTTGGTGCAAACAGGGCATGTCCCTATTATCCCTGCCATTTCAAAGGGCAGGATTGCACTTTCTGCTTCTGTCCCTTTTATCCCTGTGGGGATGAGCGCACAGGAGGCAGGTGGGTCTGTCGCTCAAGCGGAGGTAAGGTGTGGAGTTGTGAAAAATGTGGCCTGGTTCACCAAAAACCAACTGTCCAGAAACTCCTTGATGTCCTCAAATGTGAGGGGGAGATGGAATACAAACTCAAAAAAGCCTGGGATGAGGTAATGGAGCCCCTATTATGA
- the cobS gene encoding adenosylcobinamide-GDP ribazoletransferase codes for MSGFLLAVRTGFGFLSTIPVGITMEGLDELVKRSYLFVFTGIILGLLIGMFTGIVEYVFPANISAALVIVFIYYLTGLNHLDGLSDFGDGCTAHGSLEKKIKALKDMSLGIGGVAYCVIGLILLYASISSLQQQIYMTGAISSLPHWALLPLCLLVAEIGAKQGMLTIAAFGKSIHEGLGSMVIDKTDGGKYLAGLIMGGIVSVLGLGLIGLIGFVAAILGAFGVLNVSNRHFGGVNGDCIGTANEIARLTSLIAITLALFAINAGYGGLSWMLL; via the coding sequence ATGAGCGGATTTCTACTCGCAGTCAGGACGGGTTTTGGTTTCTTATCGACAATTCCCGTGGGAATAACCATGGAAGGCCTTGATGAACTGGTTAAACGAAGTTACCTGTTTGTCTTTACGGGTATTATACTGGGTCTTTTGATTGGCATGTTTACAGGAATTGTGGAGTATGTATTCCCCGCCAATATTTCCGCAGCCCTGGTTATTGTTTTTATTTACTATCTAACAGGTCTCAATCATCTGGACGGGTTGTCTGATTTTGGTGACGGGTGTACGGCTCACGGTTCCCTTGAAAAGAAGATCAAGGCCCTTAAGGATATGTCACTGGGTATAGGGGGGGTGGCATATTGTGTCATAGGCCTGATTTTGCTCTATGCCAGTATTTCCTCTCTTCAGCAGCAGATATACATGACAGGTGCCATATCATCGCTGCCACATTGGGCACTTTTGCCCCTCTGCCTGCTTGTGGCGGAGATCGGTGCCAAACAGGGTATGCTTACAATAGCAGCTTTTGGCAAATCGATCCATGAAGGCCTGGGTTCCATGGTGATAGACAAAACGGATGGAGGTAAATATCTGGCTGGCCTGATAATGGGTGGTATTGTATCGGTTCTCGGGCTGGGTTTAATCGGTCTGATAGGTTTTGTGGCAGCCATATTGGGGGCCTTCGGAGTTCTCAATGTTTCCAACAGGCATTTTGGTGGTGTCAACGGGGATTGTATTGGTACCGCCAATGAAATTGCCAGGCTTACTTCTTTAATCGCCATTACTCTGGCGCTATTTGCCATCAATGCAGGCTATGGAGGTCTTTCATGGATGCTTTTATAA
- the cobZ gene encoding alpha-ribazole phosphatase CobZ, protein MKLSDVESRNTKGEQPEEADTGYTYDIMDILKEEGITEEALVEASMGLYTPHPGIETREKAEALFIRELRLAISDPNLCMLIYSGILLEREGRNGTLPNISRDSYERDLTFLIADEVLGMSISKYISGDKGMFEFVRFDKQKPGILVELGPFMDDVIGGLIGGVSANMYTRGMAEIDNSKKEDDEKLGGGVIAG, encoded by the coding sequence ATGAAACTGTCTGATGTAGAATCCAGGAATACAAAAGGAGAACAGCCCGAAGAAGCTGATACCGGTTATACTTATGATATTATGGATATCCTGAAGGAAGAGGGTATTACTGAAGAGGCACTTGTGGAAGCTTCAATGGGACTTTACACACCTCACCCCGGAATTGAGACACGTGAAAAAGCAGAAGCCCTTTTTATAAGGGAACTTCGTCTTGCTATTTCCGATCCCAACCTTTGCATGCTGATCTATTCCGGTATCCTGCTTGAAAGAGAGGGTCGCAATGGGACACTGCCTAACATAAGTCGTGATTCCTATGAAAGGGACCTGACCTTCCTGATAGCCGATGAGGTACTGGGGATGAGCATTTCCAAATATATCAGTGGTGACAAGGGAATGTTTGAGTTTGTCAGGTTCGACAAACAAAAACCGGGTATACTTGTAGAACTCGGTCCTTTCATGGATGATGTCATCGGTGGACTTATCGGAGGAGTTTCTGCCAATATGTATACCAGGGGAATGGCAGAGATTGACAACTCCAAAAAAGAAGATGATGAAAAACTCGGCGGTGGTGTGATAGCCGGATGA
- a CDS encoding cobalamin biosynthesis protein yields the protein MMDFIFAGYMHMIYVLLFAVLIDLAVGEPPARLHPVVWIGTLIGIFKKHIPSSGRKAYGVFMGLSCILFASFIAYIVLLVSSQSVVPELVGIVIEAYFLKSTFAIRRLLFAGEEVASSLEVGALEEARKQLSMYVSRDTSKLSGSHVSSAAIETVSENYVDSILSPLLYYSVAGPFGLIAAYAFKAVSTLDSMVGYRDEAHREVGFFSAKLDDVLNWIPARISLFFIWVAAFFLNILPKNMSFDPSGAYYCSNKDCKVPDSPNSGYPMAAVAGAVGVKLEKPGVYVLGEGLASPGAESIKRANRLVEGAALISIACFSLVIYVFTNFIWKLI from the coding sequence ATGATGGATTTTATTTTTGCCGGTTATATGCATATGATTTATGTGCTTTTATTTGCTGTGTTAATTGATCTTGCAGTTGGGGAACCTCCGGCTCGTCTGCACCCGGTGGTCTGGATCGGGACACTGATTGGCATTTTCAAAAAGCACATTCCTTCATCGGGAAGAAAAGCCTACGGTGTTTTCATGGGTCTTTCATGCATTCTTTTTGCATCCTTTATTGCCTATATTGTACTTTTAGTGTCGAGTCAATCCGTGGTGCCTGAACTTGTGGGTATAGTTATTGAAGCCTATTTCCTCAAAAGTACTTTTGCTATCCGCAGATTGTTATTTGCCGGAGAAGAAGTTGCATCATCTCTGGAAGTTGGGGCCCTGGAAGAGGCCAGAAAACAACTTTCTATGTATGTAAGCAGGGATACCTCAAAACTTAGTGGCTCCCATGTATCTTCTGCTGCCATAGAAACCGTTTCCGAGAATTACGTAGATTCTATTCTCTCTCCCCTGCTCTATTATTCTGTAGCAGGTCCCTTCGGTCTGATAGCAGCTTATGCCTTTAAAGCTGTAAGTACCCTTGATTCCATGGTTGGCTACCGGGATGAGGCACACAGGGAAGTTGGGTTCTTCTCGGCAAAACTGGATGATGTACTTAATTGGATTCCTGCCCGGATCTCCCTGTTTTTCATCTGGGTAGCTGCATTTTTCCTGAACATCCTGCCAAAAAATATGTCTTTTGATCCTTCGGGCGCATACTACTGTTCAAATAAAGATTGCAAGGTTCCGGATTCTCCAAATTCAGGATATCCAATGGCAGCAGTGGCAGGGGCTGTAGGTGTCAAACTGGAAAAACCGGGAGTTTATGTACTGGGAGAGGGACTTGCATCCCCGGGTGCGGAATCTATTAAAAGGGCAAACCGGCTTGTAGAAGGAGCCGCTCTTATATCTATAGCGTGCTTTTCGCTTGTAATTTATGTATTTACAAACTTTATATGGAAATTAATATAA